One genomic region from Colletotrichum lupini chromosome 7, complete sequence encodes:
- a CDS encoding major facilitator superfamily transporter yields the protein MSATQTETPAVVLEKQTTQIDQNGKVVFKPSREFLLAFSALCAIALAVAFDATTLSVALPTMSVALGGTALEAFWSGTSFLLASTVLQPTVAGLSNIFGRKALVYVSALLFAVGSIVGALANNFHVVIAGRTIQGVGGGGILALTEVIITDLVPLAVRGQWFSLLSAVWSVGTVTGPLIGAGFAQNISWRWIFWINLPIIAIGAVMIFFFLKQAKVPGHIGTKLKKFDWLGSFLFTAGSTSFLFGISTGGVMYEWASFRCLLPMILGVFILVAFGFWELKFAPVPMIDKGIFNNWTMVANYIMTVFHGMILWSILYFLVLYYQAVKDYSVVVSAVAALPESLTVAPSAMAVGLIAGVTGRYRWSLWAGWVMITFGAGLMCLMRPDTSVPAWIWLNIPIGLGTGMLFPAMALSIQAACEPALNGQAAAFYSFLRTFGQSVGVAVSGVIFQNAFRNRLLDIPSLADVAEEYSRDATIVVGVIKRMPKGDAMRADLVEAYCDALRAIWISLIAFGGFCMLISVTVKKYSLEQEHVTDQRLVTSDDTSKEDEESQGGDLERGQKVRS from the exons ATGTCTGCAACACAAACAGAAACACCAGCAGTGGTGCTGGAAAAACAAACCACCCAAATCGACCAAAATGGCAAGGTCGTCTTCAAACCCTCACGGGAGTTCCTCCTCGCCTTCAGCGCCCTCTGCGCCATCGCCTTAGCCGTCGCCTTTGACGCAACAACCCTCTCCGTCGCCCTCCCGACAATGAGCGTCGCCCTCGGCGGAACCGCCCTCGAGGCCTTTTGGTCGGGCACGAGCTTCCTCCTCGCGAGCACGGTGCTACAGCCCACCGTTGCCGGGCTCAGCAACATCTTCGGGCGCAAGGCCCTCGTGTACGTCTCAGCCCTGCTCTTCGCCGTGGGCTCCATCGTCGGCGCTCTCGCCAATAACTTCCACGTCGTCATCGCGGGGCGGACCATCCAGGGCGTGGGCGGCGGGGGGATCCTCGCCCTCACGGAGGTTATCATCACGGATCTCGTCCCGCTCGCTGTGCGGGGCCAATGGTTTTCGCTCCTGTCGGCCGTTTGGTCTGTCGGTACGGTCACGGGGCCCCTGATCGGCGCCGGATTCGCGCAGAATATCTCATGGAGATGGATATTTTGGATCAATCTTCCCATCATCGCCATCGGCGCGGTTAtgatcttcttcttcctcaagCAGGCCAAGGTGCCCGGTCACATTGGGACCAAGCTCAAGAAGTTTGACTGGCTCGGGAGCTTCTTGTTCACGGCGGGCTCGACGAGTTTCCTGTTTGGCATCTCGACGGGCGGTGTCATGTATGAGTGGGCCTCCTTCAGGTGTCTGCTGCCGATGATTCTGGGCGTTTTCATTCTTGTGGCCTTTGGGTTCTGGGAGCTGAAGTTTGCGCCGGTGCCCATGATCGACAAGGGCATCTTCAACAACTGGACCATGGTTGCCAACTACATCATGACCGTTTTCCATGGCATGATTCTCTGGTCGATTCTCTACTTCCTTG TCCTCTACTACCAAGCCGTCAAGGACTACTCCGTCGTCGTCTCCGCCGTTGCCGCCCTCCCAGAAAGTCTCACAGTCGCACCCTCCGCCATGGCCGTCGGCCTCATCGCCGGCGTCACGGGCCGGTACCGCTGGTCCCTCTGGGCCGGCTGGGTCATGATCACCTTTGGCGCCGGCCTCATGTGCCTCATGCGCCCCGACACCTCCGTCCCCGCCTGGATCTGGCTCAACATTCCCATCGGCCTCGGCACGGGCATGCTCTTCCCGGCCATGGCGCTCTCGATCCAGGCCGCCTGCGAGCCCGCCCTCAACGGGCAAGCCGCCGCCTTTTATTCTTTCTTGCGCACGTTTGGACAATCCGTCGGCGTCGCCGTCTCGGGCGTTATTTTCCAGAATGCGTTCCGCAACAGGCTGCTTGATATCCCCTCGCTGGCGGACGTTGCGGAGGAGTACTCGCGCGACGCGACGATTGTGGTCGGGGTGATTAAGAGGATGCCAAAGGGCGATGCGATGAGAGCGGACTTGGTGGAGGCGTATTGCGATGCGCTGCGGGCGATTTGGATTAGCTTGATTGCGTTTGGCGGCTTCTGCATGCTCATCAGCGTTACGGTCAAGAAGTACAGCTTGGAACAGGAGCACGTCACGGACCAGAGATTGGTTACGAGCGACGATACGAGTAAGGAGGACGAGGAGAGCCAGGGAGGGGATCTGGAAAGGGGGCAGAAGGTGAGATCCTAA
- a CDS encoding acetyltransferase, whose protein sequence is MPETNNEHLDFITVNTTLPTLPLPLLATRKPVLTERLILKPVSQDDLPALHAMRSQPEVMRWAVAGRPDADLDETQAWLDHNLPPNDAHNYNFTICLRSTGEFVGLGGVKRIGPSSPGLPGGELGWPEIGYLFCKEAWGKGYATEFLRGFVGAWWSLPRSAAPALRVERSVVGEETRPSQEQPGSESESEVNGAAVVAVGEILTAVTELDNLPSQKVLDKTGFQKLKVWTERDEKTQETTTLVGYSIEAPK, encoded by the coding sequence ATGCCCGAAACGAATAATGAACACCTAGACTTCATCACGGTGAATACCACCCTCCCaaccctccccctcccccttctcGCCACGCGCAAGCCCGTCCTCACCGAGCGTCTCATCCTCAAGCCCGTCAGCCAAGACGACCTGCCCGCCCTGCACGCTATGCGCTCCCAGCCTGAGGTCATGAGGTGGGCCGTCGCCGGCCGCCCCGACGCGGACCTCGACGAGACGCAGGCCTGGCTGGACCACAACCTCCCGCCCAACGACGCGCACAACTACAACTTCACCATCTGCCTCCGCTCGACGGGTGAATTCGTCGGCCTCGGCGGCGTCAAGCGCATCGGCCCCAGCAGTCCCGGCCTGCCCGGCGGCGAGCTGGGCTGGCCCGAGATCGGATACCTCTTCTGCAAAGAGGCCTGGGGCAAAGGGTACGCCACCGAGTTCCTGCGGGGCTTCGTCGGCGCGTGGTGGTCCCTGCCCCGCTCCGCTGCGCCTGCGCTCCGGGTTGAGAGGAGCGTCGTCGGGGAGGAGACCCGGCCGTCCCAGGAGCAGCCCGGGTCCGAGTCCGAGTCCGAGGTGAACGGGGCGGCCGTGGTGGCGGTGGGGGAGATCCTCACCGCCGTGACGGAGCTGGACAACTTGCCCAGCCAGAAAGTCTTGGACAAGACGGGCTTCCAAAAGCTCAAGGTCTGGACGGAACGCGATGAAAAGACGCAGGAGACGACGACGCTTGTCGGCTATAGCATCGAGGCGCCGAAATAG